In Apus apus isolate bApuApu2 chromosome 25, bApuApu2.pri.cur, whole genome shotgun sequence, the following proteins share a genomic window:
- the FBXL20 gene encoding F-box/LRR-repeat protein 20 isoform X2 gives MRREMNGVTKSRFEMFSNNDEAVINKKLPKELLLRIFSFLDVVTLCRCAQVSRAWNVLALDGSNWQRIDLFDFQRDIEGRVVENISKRCGGFLRKLSLRGCLGVGDNALRTFAQNCRNIEVLNLNGCTKITDTTCTSLSKFCSKLRHLDLASCTSITNLSLKALSEGCPLLEQLNISWCDQVTKDGIQALVRGCGGLKALFLKGCTQLEDEALKYIGAHCPELVTLNLQTCLQITDDGLITICRGCHKLQSLCASGCSNITDAILNALGQNCPRLRILEVARCSQLTDVGFTTLARNCHELEKMDLEECVQITDSTLIQLSIHCPRLQVLSLSHCELITDDGIRHLGNGACAHDRLEVIELDNCPLITDASLEHLKSCHSLERIELYDCQQITRAGIKRLRTHLPNIKVHAYFAPVTPPPSVGGSRQRFCRCCIIL, from the exons ATGTTCTCAAACAACGATGAAGCTGTGATCAACAAAAAACTTcccaaagagctgctgctccg AATTTTCTCATTCCTGGATGTGGTTACTCTGTGTCGTTGTGCTCAAGTTTCCAGG GCTTGGAATGTTCTGGCCCTGGATGGCAGTAACTGGCAGCGAATTGACCTGTTTGATTTCCAGAGGGATATTGAG GGCCGAGTAGTCGAGAATATTTCCAAGAGATGTGGGGGTTTCTTGCGGAAGTTAAGCCTGCGTGGCTGCCTGGGAGTGGGAGACAATGCATTAAG GACATTtgcacagaactgcagaaacATCGAAGTGTTGAACCTAAATGGCTGCACCAAGATCACAGATAC CACATGTACCAGCCTCAGCAAGTTCTGCTCTAAACTCAGGCACCTTGATTTGGCCTCCTGCACTTCCATAACCAACCTGTCCCTGAAAGCACTCAG TGAGGGATGCCCACTGCTGGAACAGCTGAACATCTCCTGGTGTGACCAAGTGACCAAGGATGGCATCCAGGCCCTGGTGCGAGGCTGTGGGGGACTCAAGGCCCTGTTCCTGAAGGGCTGCACACAG CTTGAAGACGAAGCTCTGAAATACATTGGTGCACATTGTCCTGAACTGGTGACTTTAAACCTTCAAACATGCTTA CAAATAACAGATGATGGTCTCATTACAATATGCAGAGGATGCCACAAGTTACAATCCTTGTGTGCTTCAGGCTGCTCTAACATTACAGATGCCATCCTGAATGCCCTGGGACAGAACTGCCCCAGGCTCAG AATATTAGAAGTTGCAAGGTGTTCTCAACTAACAGACGTGGGCTTCACCACTCTAGCTAGG AACTGCCATGAGCTTGAAAAAATGGACCTGGAAGAGTGTGTCCAG ATAACAGACAGTACACTCATCCAGCTTTCCATCCACTGTCCACGGCTCCAGGTTCTG AGCTTGTCCCACTGCGAGCTGATCACGGATGACGGGATCCGCCACCTGGGGAACGGCGCCTGCGCCCACGACCGCCTGGAGGTGATTGAGCTGGACAACTGCCCCCTGATCACTGATGCCTCCCTGGAGCACCTGAAGAGCTGCCACAGCCTGGAGAGGATAGAACTGTACGACTGTCAGCAGATCACACGGGCAGGGATCAAGAGACTCAgg ACCCACCTACCCAACATTAAAGTCCACGCCTACTTCGCGCCGGTGACTCCTCCGCCCTCGGTGGGGGGCAGCAGGCAACGCTTCTGCAGATGCTGCATCATCCTATGA
- the FBXL20 gene encoding F-box/LRR-repeat protein 20 isoform X1: MRREMNGVTKSRFEMFSNNDEAVINKKLPKELLLRIFSFLDVVTLCRCAQVSRHEPHEIFVVSKAPNRPLEAEAVGPATLAMVLSWTLYLGSFQRTQHPMHPAEELLWLLLAGAGTEGVCRMAASALGSDHSRDPLAHHRGVLCTLRPVSPVQMPGAGSPLGLTRVLASFTLTLALLASSGDAGLATEGLRSQPGLKMLQRRPTLQLRSRTRRLQLRWAQKWGHHSPAPQGTWKSLLGKGPPQQATLAWNVLALDGSNWQRIDLFDFQRDIEGRVVENISKRCGGFLRKLSLRGCLGVGDNALRTFAQNCRNIEVLNLNGCTKITDTTCTSLSKFCSKLRHLDLASCTSITNLSLKALSEGCPLLEQLNISWCDQVTKDGIQALVRGCGGLKALFLKGCTQLEDEALKYIGAHCPELVTLNLQTCLQITDDGLITICRGCHKLQSLCASGCSNITDAILNALGQNCPRLRILEVARCSQLTDVGFTTLARNCHELEKMDLEECVQITDSTLIQLSIHCPRLQVLSLSHCELITDDGIRHLGNGACAHDRLEVIELDNCPLITDASLEHLKSCHSLERIELYDCQQITRAGIKRLRTHLPNIKVHAYFAPVTPPPSVGGSRQRFCRCCIIL; encoded by the exons ATGTTCTCAAACAACGATGAAGCTGTGATCAACAAAAAACTTcccaaagagctgctgctccg AATTTTCTCATTCCTGGATGTGGTTACTCTGTGTCGTTGTGCTCAAGTTTCCAGG CATGAACCACatgagatttttgttgtttcaaaaGCCCCAAACCGACCCCTGGAGGCAGAGGCAGTGGGCCCTGCCACTCTGGCCATGGTGCTCAGCTGGACCCTTTATCTGGGCAGCTTCCAAAGGACACAGCACCCCATGCACCCAGCTGAGGAACTGCTTTGGCTCCTTCTTGCTGGTGCAGGCACAGAGGGGGTGTGCAGGATGGCAGCCTCTGCTCTGGGATCTGACCACAGCCGGGATCCTCTGGCCCACCACCGGGGAGTCCTCTGCACCCTCAGACCAGTGTCACCAGTACAGATGCCTGGTGCAGGGTCTCCTCTGGGACTCACCCGTGTCCTGGCGTCCTTCACCTTGACGTTGGCCCTGCTGGCATCCTCTGGAGATGCTGGTTTAGCCACAGAGGGGCTTAGATCCCAGCCAGGACTGAAGATGCTCCAGCGCCGTCCCACGCTCCAGCTCCGCTCCCGGACCCGGCGCCTGCAGCTCCGGTGGGCACAGAAGTGGGgccaccacagccctgcccctcaGGGGACGTGGAAGAGCCTGCTGGGCAAGGGGCCACCCCAGCAAGCGACTCTG GCTTGGAATGTTCTGGCCCTGGATGGCAGTAACTGGCAGCGAATTGACCTGTTTGATTTCCAGAGGGATATTGAG GGCCGAGTAGTCGAGAATATTTCCAAGAGATGTGGGGGTTTCTTGCGGAAGTTAAGCCTGCGTGGCTGCCTGGGAGTGGGAGACAATGCATTAAG GACATTtgcacagaactgcagaaacATCGAAGTGTTGAACCTAAATGGCTGCACCAAGATCACAGATAC CACATGTACCAGCCTCAGCAAGTTCTGCTCTAAACTCAGGCACCTTGATTTGGCCTCCTGCACTTCCATAACCAACCTGTCCCTGAAAGCACTCAG TGAGGGATGCCCACTGCTGGAACAGCTGAACATCTCCTGGTGTGACCAAGTGACCAAGGATGGCATCCAGGCCCTGGTGCGAGGCTGTGGGGGACTCAAGGCCCTGTTCCTGAAGGGCTGCACACAG CTTGAAGACGAAGCTCTGAAATACATTGGTGCACATTGTCCTGAACTGGTGACTTTAAACCTTCAAACATGCTTA CAAATAACAGATGATGGTCTCATTACAATATGCAGAGGATGCCACAAGTTACAATCCTTGTGTGCTTCAGGCTGCTCTAACATTACAGATGCCATCCTGAATGCCCTGGGACAGAACTGCCCCAGGCTCAG AATATTAGAAGTTGCAAGGTGTTCTCAACTAACAGACGTGGGCTTCACCACTCTAGCTAGG AACTGCCATGAGCTTGAAAAAATGGACCTGGAAGAGTGTGTCCAG ATAACAGACAGTACACTCATCCAGCTTTCCATCCACTGTCCACGGCTCCAGGTTCTG AGCTTGTCCCACTGCGAGCTGATCACGGATGACGGGATCCGCCACCTGGGGAACGGCGCCTGCGCCCACGACCGCCTGGAGGTGATTGAGCTGGACAACTGCCCCCTGATCACTGATGCCTCCCTGGAGCACCTGAAGAGCTGCCACAGCCTGGAGAGGATAGAACTGTACGACTGTCAGCAGATCACACGGGCAGGGATCAAGAGACTCAgg ACCCACCTACCCAACATTAAAGTCCACGCCTACTTCGCGCCGGTGACTCCTCCGCCCTCGGTGGGGGGCAGCAGGCAACGCTTCTGCAGATGCTGCATCATCCTATGA
- the FBXL20 gene encoding F-box/LRR-repeat protein 20 isoform X3 produces the protein MRREMNGVTKSRFEMFSNNDEAVINKKLPKELLLRIFSFLDVVTLCRCAQVSRGRVVENISKRCGGFLRKLSLRGCLGVGDNALRTFAQNCRNIEVLNLNGCTKITDTTCTSLSKFCSKLRHLDLASCTSITNLSLKALSEGCPLLEQLNISWCDQVTKDGIQALVRGCGGLKALFLKGCTQLEDEALKYIGAHCPELVTLNLQTCLQITDDGLITICRGCHKLQSLCASGCSNITDAILNALGQNCPRLRILEVARCSQLTDVGFTTLARNCHELEKMDLEECVQITDSTLIQLSIHCPRLQVLSLSHCELITDDGIRHLGNGACAHDRLEVIELDNCPLITDASLEHLKSCHSLERIELYDCQQITRAGIKRLRTHLPNIKVHAYFAPVTPPPSVGGSRQRFCRCCIIL, from the exons ATGTTCTCAAACAACGATGAAGCTGTGATCAACAAAAAACTTcccaaagagctgctgctccg AATTTTCTCATTCCTGGATGTGGTTACTCTGTGTCGTTGTGCTCAAGTTTCCAGG GGCCGAGTAGTCGAGAATATTTCCAAGAGATGTGGGGGTTTCTTGCGGAAGTTAAGCCTGCGTGGCTGCCTGGGAGTGGGAGACAATGCATTAAG GACATTtgcacagaactgcagaaacATCGAAGTGTTGAACCTAAATGGCTGCACCAAGATCACAGATAC CACATGTACCAGCCTCAGCAAGTTCTGCTCTAAACTCAGGCACCTTGATTTGGCCTCCTGCACTTCCATAACCAACCTGTCCCTGAAAGCACTCAG TGAGGGATGCCCACTGCTGGAACAGCTGAACATCTCCTGGTGTGACCAAGTGACCAAGGATGGCATCCAGGCCCTGGTGCGAGGCTGTGGGGGACTCAAGGCCCTGTTCCTGAAGGGCTGCACACAG CTTGAAGACGAAGCTCTGAAATACATTGGTGCACATTGTCCTGAACTGGTGACTTTAAACCTTCAAACATGCTTA CAAATAACAGATGATGGTCTCATTACAATATGCAGAGGATGCCACAAGTTACAATCCTTGTGTGCTTCAGGCTGCTCTAACATTACAGATGCCATCCTGAATGCCCTGGGACAGAACTGCCCCAGGCTCAG AATATTAGAAGTTGCAAGGTGTTCTCAACTAACAGACGTGGGCTTCACCACTCTAGCTAGG AACTGCCATGAGCTTGAAAAAATGGACCTGGAAGAGTGTGTCCAG ATAACAGACAGTACACTCATCCAGCTTTCCATCCACTGTCCACGGCTCCAGGTTCTG AGCTTGTCCCACTGCGAGCTGATCACGGATGACGGGATCCGCCACCTGGGGAACGGCGCCTGCGCCCACGACCGCCTGGAGGTGATTGAGCTGGACAACTGCCCCCTGATCACTGATGCCTCCCTGGAGCACCTGAAGAGCTGCCACAGCCTGGAGAGGATAGAACTGTACGACTGTCAGCAGATCACACGGGCAGGGATCAAGAGACTCAgg ACCCACCTACCCAACATTAAAGTCCACGCCTACTTCGCGCCGGTGACTCCTCCGCCCTCGGTGGGGGGCAGCAGGCAACGCTTCTGCAGATGCTGCATCATCCTATGA